The segment CATAAAACAAAATATCCGGAAATTGCTATGGTAAATGAAAACAGTCAAGTAAAAGCGTTTGATAGGGGAGTTGATAATAATACTATTATAGAAACAAAACAAGAAAGGAGACATAAGTGAATAGAGTATGTTTAACAGTTTTTGCTTGTTTGCTTACACATCTTGTTGTATTTTCGCAAACACCTGCAAATGACAAAAATTGGCAACTAAAATGGGCGGATTATTTTGAAAGTTTTGACACTCAAAGATGGAACAAAGTAGATTATTGTGATCATGGAGGAAAACCTAGTATAAATCGTGCGCATAACGTTTGGGTTGAAAATGGACAGTTGGTTATAAGAGTAAAAAGCGAATCGGCAACTTGTCCGGGAACTCCACCTTATCCTAGTTCGTGGTGTTGCGGTTCATGTGTTCCTGGAAAAGAATATGACTATACGAGTGGTTGGGTAGAAACAAAATCTCCAAATAATGACATAAAATATGGATACATTGAAGCCATGATTAAATTTCCTTATAAAAAAGGTATAATACATGCGTTTTGGACATGGCGAGGCGAGCAAACTTATAATAATGGAGCAGAGATTGATATTTTTGAATCTATGGGAAAATACAATGATGCAACTCAATTCGAAACAAATGTTCATACTTGCTATGTTGGGGAAGGAGAACCTCCTTGTGAACCTGCTCGTGATCGAGTATATACTTTTTTTAATTCCGATTATACGCAATGGCATTTATATGCAATTGAATGGAACAGTAACAAAATTACATGGTATGTTGATGGGAAACCTATTAGATCAATAGTTAATGATAATTTGGCTCCTGATGGAAATGGAATCATTGATTATGTTCGACTAATACTTGGTATTAACGTTTCTGAATATAATTTACAATATTTAAATCCTCCCTTCGAAGAAAAGATGTATGTTGATTACGTGAAAGTATATAGTTTAAAATGCGCTTGTGATACTACGGCAGTTGTTGAAATTTATAATTTTAATACGTATAATTATGCTGTGAATAAATCAATATCTATGAGTAGTGCAACAGTAATTCCCTCAAATAGCAATATATGTTTAAGAGCAACTGATTTTATTGAATTAAAAACCGGTTTTGAAGTGCCGCTAGGTGCAGAAATATATCTTGATGTCAATCCTTGCGATATTTCAAAAAAGAATGTTGAAGAATCTAGAAATAATTGCTATTAAGAAACTGAAAAAATCATAGATTTTGTCGTCTATTAAGAATATATAACT is part of the Bacteroidales bacterium genome and harbors:
- a CDS encoding glycoside hydrolase family 16 protein, whose amino-acid sequence is MNRVCLTVFACLLTHLVVFSQTPANDKNWQLKWADYFESFDTQRWNKVDYCDHGGKPSINRAHNVWVENGQLVIRVKSESATCPGTPPYPSSWCCGSCVPGKEYDYTSGWVETKSPNNDIKYGYIEAMIKFPYKKGIIHAFWTWRGEQTYNNGAEIDIFESMGKYNDATQFETNVHTCYVGEGEPPCEPARDRVYTFFNSDYTQWHLYAIEWNSNKITWYVDGKPIRSIVNDNLAPDGNGIIDYVRLILGINVSEYNLQYLNPPFEEKMYVDYVKVYSLKCACDTTAVVEIYNFNTYNYAVNKSISMSSATVIPSNSNICLRATDFIELKTGFEVPLGAEIYLDVNPCDISKKNVEESRNNCY